The following DNA comes from Janthinobacterium sp. TB1-E2.
CGGCCAGCATCAAATATGTGCGCAAGGACATCGGCGAGAACAAGGCCATCTTCCTGTCGGACGCCGACAAGCAGCGCATGGCCGCGCCTGAAGCGACCACGGCCGATATCCGCCGCTTGATGACGCGCATCTATACGAAGTTCAAAACGGGAGTGTAAGACGGGAGTATAAAAACGATGATGGCGCGAGGGACGGGCCTGTTGGGCCGTCGCTGGCGCCATGCGATAGTGCCGAGGTGAGCGCTACTCGTGATAGCGGTCCATCAGCTTATGGTGGCTGCCGCGCATTTCTTCGACCAGTTCAAAGGCGACAAAGCCGATGATGGCGGCGAAGATGGCGATGAAGAGAAAAACGAGGAAGGTGATTAACATGGTCTTTCAGCCGCCGTTGGACGGCTGTCCGCTGGGTTGCTCAATGTGCGGGAGCAGGGCTCTTGCACGTAGTTGATGCAATTAAACTCTAGCAGATCGGCAGCGCTTTACAAGGCTGCTGAGTTGCGAACGCCACTAGTATTTGTCCCAGCGCACTTTTTGCGCATTTCCCCGCTTCGCCCCCTTATTTCACGCCCCTTACTTCACCACCAGGTCATGCGCCATCACCGCCTTCAAATAGATACTGACGGGGTCGCCTGGCTCGCGCTGCGAAAACCACCAGGCGCTGGCCTTGCGCATTTCCCATTCCTGCTCCTCGCCCGTCAACAGCAGGGCGGCCGCCTGGCCCAAGGTGGGCTGGTGGCCGACGATGAGCACGGTTTCCTTGCCGCCGGGCCAGTTGGCCGCCTTCAGGATGTCTTCCGCCTCGGCGCCGGGCGCCAGTTCCGGCATCAGCTTGAACTTGCGCCCCAGCGCCTCCGCCGTTTGCAGGGTGCGCAGGGCGGGGCTGACGAGGATACGGCAATTTTCCGGTAGTTGCGAGGCCAGCCATTCCCCCATGCGGCGCGCCTGTTTCTGGCCTTTGACGGTCAGGGCGCGTTCGAGGTCGGGGACGCCCGGCTCGGCTTCTGCGTGTCGCCACAAGATGAGATCCATGCTGTACTCCTCTGTGTAGAATTGCCTATTCGCCGACCTCCGCGCCCGGCGTGCCCAGTGTGTGCATCAGGTATTGCTGGGCGCTGAACGGCGTTTGCTTGCCGCGCGGCTTGCGGCGTGCGTAATGACCGGTCGGCTCCAGTTCCCATGCATTTGTATTATCCTTCAAATACGGATTCAAGCCCTCGGCGATCACACGCCGTTTCAGCGCCCGGTCAAGCACGGGGAACGCCACTTCCACACGGCGGAACAGGTTGCGGCTCATCCAGTCGGCGCTGGCCAGGTACACATCGTGCGCCAGGTCGTTGCGGAAGTAATAGATGCGGCTGTGTTCGAGGAAGCGGCCGATCACGGAGCGCACCTTGATGTTTTCCGACAGGCCAGGCACGCCCGGCTTCAGGGTGCAGGCGCCGCGCACGATCAGGTCGATCTTCACGCCATCGGTCGAGGCCGCATACAGGGCGCGGATCACGGATTCGTCGACCAGCGCGTTGACTTTCACGATAATGCGCCCGCGCCGGCCGGATCTGGCGATCTTCGCCTCGTTGCGGATGGCCTTGATGATCTCGCTTTGCAGGCCGAACGGCGCCAGCCACAAGTGGTTCAGGTTGTGCGGCTTGGTCAGGCTGGTCAGGTGGATGAAGACTTCATTGACTTCGACGGCCAGGTCCTGGTTGGCCGTCAGCAAACCGAAGTCCGTGTACAGCTTGGTCGTTGTCGGGTGATAGTTGCCGGTGCCCAAGTGGGCGTAGAAGCGCAGCGCGCCTTCTTCGCGGCGGATGACGAGCGCTACCTTGGCATGGGTTTTCAATCCCACGACGCCGTACACGACCTGTGCGCCCGCCTGTTCCAGTTTGTCGGCCCAGTTGATATTGGCCTCTTCGTCGAAACGCGCCATCAATTCCACGATGACGGTCACTTCCTTGCCCATCTTCGCCGCCGTGATCAGCGACTCCATCAGGTCCGAGTTCATGCCCGTGCGGTAGATCGTCTGCTTGATGGCGACGACGGACGGATCGTAGGCGGCGCTGCGGATGAAGTCGATCACCGTCTGGAACGACTGGTAGGGGTGGTGCAGCAGGATGTCGTGCTTGCTCAGCGCGGCAAAGATGTCGTTGCCGATGGCTTTATGCGCGAGGCCGGGGAAGAACGGCGGGAAGCGCAGCTCGGGCTGCTTGACGTGGTCGATCATTTCCGACAGGCGCACCAGATTGACGGGGCCGTTGACGCGGTACAGCCGGCTTTGATCCAGGCTGAACTGGTCGAGCAGGAATTGCGACAATTCTGGCGGGCAATTGCGCGCCACTTCCAGGCGCACCGAGGTGCCGAACTGGCGGCCGACCAGCTCGCCTTTCAGGGCCTGGCGCAGATTCTTGACTTCATCCTCGTCCACCCACAGGTCGCTGTCGCGCGTGACGCGGAACTGCGAATAGGCAATCACTTCGCGCCCGGCGAACAGGTCCGAGATGTGCGCATGGATGACGGACGACAATAAACAGAAGGACACGCCATCGCCGGAAATCTCGTCCGGCAGCTTGATGACGCGCGGCAAGACGCGTGGCGCCTTGACGATGGCGATCGCCGTGCCGCGGCCGAACGCGTCCTTGCCGCTCAGCGAAACGATGAAATTGAGACTTTTATTGACTACTTGCGGGAACGGGTGGGCCGGGTCGAGGCCGATGGGCGTCAGCAGGGGGCGTACTTCGCGGTCGAAATACTGCTTGACCCACGCGCGCTGCGCCTCGTTGCGGTCGCTGTCGCGCAGCAAATGCACGCCCGCTTCGCGCAGGGCCGGCAAGACTTCGCTATTTAATATCTCGTACTGGCGTTCCACCAACGCATGGCATTCCTTGCCGATGCGCTCCAGGTTGGCCGCCAGGGCAGGGTGGCCGGCCAGCGAACCGCCGATGCTGCCGGCCGCCAGCAGGCTGGCCACGCGCACTTCGAAGAACTCATCCATATTGCTGCTGACGATGCACAGGTAGCGCAGGCGCTCAAGCAGCGGAATGTTCGGGTCTTCCGCCTGGGCCATCACGCGCCGGTTGAAAGTCAGTTGCGACAGCTCGCGGTCAAGCAGGATGCCCGATTTGGTCACTTCCGTGTGCAGTTCAGGTTTCATATTCTTTTGTCTTTGCAGATAGTTAATTCTAGCCGTATTTCATCATGTATGACGCGTTGTGAGTGTAATCATGAAATATGACGTAAGCGTGACATAAGCTGTCATAAAGCGTCGCCGGTCCTGTCATTTTTCGCGCCGAAAATGGCAATTCCCCGGGCGTAGGCAATTATTTCAGGATTTTTTGGCCATGTCATAAAGCTGTCATATTCGCTTGCTAGACTGCGCAGCATTCAACCGGGACTTTGAGCCCCAACAACCCTGAGGACTTGATATGCAAATGAAGCAAATGTTCAAATTTATCGTCGTGGGTGCTTCGGCAGCGATGGCATTTTCTTCCGCTTCCGTCATGGCGGCAGATATGACAGGTGCTGGTGCAACCTTCCCGTACCCGATCTACGCCAAATGGGCTGAGACGTACAAAGCCAACACGGGCAACGGCCTGAACTACCAGTCCGTCGGTTCCGGCGCTGGTATCAAGCAAATCAAGGCCAAGACTGTTGAATTCGGCGCTTCGGACATGCCTTTGAAGGCGGAAGAGCTGGAAGAAGCGGGCCTGATGCAGTTCCCGGCCATCATGGGCGGCGTGGTCACCATCGTCAACCTGGACGGCGTAACCCCAGGCCAGCTGAAAATGACGGGTAAAGTCGTTGCCGACATCTACCTGGGCAAGATCACAAAGTGGAGCGCGCCTGAAATCGCCGCCCTGAACAGTGGCGTCAAGCTGCCGGACACGGAAATCACCGTGGTGCACCGCGCCGACGGTTCGGGCACGTCGTTCCTGTTCACCGACTTCCTGTCGAAAACCAACCCGGAATTCAAATCGAAAATCGGCGCTGGCTCGGCTGTGAAATGGGCCGTGGGCGTGGGCGGCAAGGGTAACGAAGGCGTCGCCGCCAACGTGCAGCGTATCAAGGGCTCGATCGGCTACGTCGAGTGGGCTTACGCCAAGAAAAACAAGATGTCGCACACCCAGCTGCAAAACAAGGACGGCAACTTCCTGCAGCCTGACGACGAAAACTTCAAGGCAGCAGCCGCTTCGGCACCTTGGACGCAAACCCCAGGCTTCGGCGTGGTCCTGACCGACCAGGCTGGCAAGAACAGCTGGCCTATCACGGGCGTGTCGTTCATCCTGATGCACAAAGTCCAGGCTGACGCAGCCAAGGCCAAAGAAGTCCTGAAATTCTTCGACTGGGCCTACAAGAACGGCGGCGCCGCTGCCGTTGAACTGGACTACGTGCCGATGCCGGCATCGGTCGTGAAACTGGTGCAGGAATCGTGGAAAGCCAACCTGAAAGATGCATCGGGCAAAGCCATCTATTAATTCGATAGCTTGACCAGATAAGTACCTGACATCCTTGCCCCGCCAGCAGCACGGCGGGGCAGGGAGTTAGCCAGGACCGCCCGCAAGCCCTTGCAGGCGTTCCCGGCTAAAAGAGCACGATAAAAATAGCAGTACCTGCAGTACCACCCATATGGCACACTATGAGCGCACAATCTACCTCCTCCACGATCCCCATGCCAGGCGGCACCATGACCGATTCCATCAGTCACGCGCAAATGCTTTCCACCATGCGCAAGCAGCGCTTCCAGGATTTCATGTTCCACAAGGTGACGATGCTGTTCGCCCTGTCGGTGCTGATCGTCCTGGTCGGCATCATCATTTCGCTGATCATGGAATCGATACCGGCCTTCAAGACCTTCGGCCTGCATTTCATCGTGTCCGCGGAATGGGACCCCGTCAATGACCAGTACGGCGCCCTGATCCCCATCATCGGCACCCTGGTGACGTCGGTCATCGCCTTGCTGATCGCCTTTCCCGTCAGCTTCGGCATTGCCCTGTTTCTCACGGAAATCTGCCCGGCCTGGCTGCGCCGCCCGCTGGGCACGGCTGTCGAGCTGCTGGCCGGCGTGCCATCGATCATCTACGGCATCTGGGGCCTGTTCGTGTTTGCGCCCCTGTTTGCCGACCACGTCCAGCCCATCCTGAAAGCTACCCTCGGCAACGTGCCTGTCATCGGCCAGCTGTTCAGCGGCCCCATGATGGGCATCGGCCTGCTGACGGCCGGCCTGGTGCTGGCCATCATGATCATCCCCTTCATCGCTTCCGTGATGCGCGACGTGTTCGAGATCGTTCCTGCCGTGCTGAAGGAATCCGCATACGGCCTGGGCTGCACGCGCTGGGAAGTGGTGCGCAAGATTGTCTTGCCATACACCAAGACCGGCGTCGTCGGCGGCGTCATGCTGGGCCTGGGCCGCGCGCTGGGCGAGACCATGGCCGTGACCTTCGTCATCGGTAACGCGAATAAACTGTCGTGGTCGCTGTTTGCCGCCGGTAACAGCATCACCTCCTTGCTGGCGAACGAGTTCGGCGAAGCGCAATCGGCGCTGCACGTGTCCTCGCTGTTCTCGCTGGCCCTGATCCTGTTCGTCATCACCTTTATCGTCTTATCCGCCGCCAAGCTGATGCTGGCTGGCATGTCCCGCAAGGAAGGCACGAAATGAGCCAAGTAAGCACTCTCGACGCTCCGGCCAAGCCGGCCATGAATCCCGTCTACCGCAAGCGCCTGCTGATGCACCGTGTCGGCATCGCCCTGTCGGTGGCCGCCATGGCCCTGGGCCTGGCCGTGCTCGTGTGGATTCTGTTCACCCTGGTGATCAAGGGTTTCGGCGCGCTGTCCATCGACCTGTTCACGCAAACGACGCCGGCTCCCGGCAGCGAAGGCGGCGGCTTGATCAATGCCATCGTCGGCAGCGCCCTGATGGTGGGCCTGGCCACCGTCGTCAGCACCCCGATCGGCATCCTGGCCGGCATCTACCTGGCCGAATACGGCGAAGAAAACAAGCTGGCGCAAGTGACGCGTTTTGTGACGGACATCATGCTGTCGGCGCCATCGATCGTCATCGGCCTGTTCGTGTATGCGCTGTACGTGGCCCACGTGAAACACTTCTCCGGTTACGCGGGCGCCATCGCGCTGTCGCTGATCGCCGTGCCTGTGGTTGTGCGCACGACGGATAATATGCTGCGCTTGGTACCGAACAGCCTGCTGGAAGCCGCGTTTGCCCTGGGCGCGCCGCGCTGGAAAGTCGCCACCCTCGTGCGCTTGCGCGCCGTGAAAGCTGGCGTGATCACCGGCGTACTGCTGGCATTGGCCCGCATCGCCGGCGAAACGGCGCCGCTGCTGTTCACGGCCCTGAATAACCAGTTCCAAAGCTTCAACATGAATGCGCCGATGGCCAACTTGCCGTCCGTCATCGCATCGTTTGCGATGAGCCCGTACGACAACTGGCGCTCGCTGGCCTGGGGCGGCGCACTGCTGATCACCTTCAGCGTGCTGGCCTTGAATATCCTGTCGCGCACCGTGTTCAGCCAAAAAGTCCCTAATTAAACAGATACCGAGCGAAGCGAACCCATATGAATACGCAAATGAATCCAGCACAAGACCTGGCACCAAAGAAAAAAACCATCGAGATTTCGGGCCTGAACTTTTTTTACGGCAAAACGCAAAGCTTGCATAACGTCAACCTGGACATCCACGAGAAGAAGGTCACGGCCTTCATCGGCCCGTCCGGTTGCGGCAAGTCGACCCTGCTGCGTACGCTGAACCGCATGTATGACCTGTACCCGGGCCAGCGCGCGGAAGGCTCGATCCTGTACCGCGGCCGCAACGTGCTCGACGCGGACCAGGACGTCAACATGCTGCGCGCCAAGGTCGGCATGGTGTTCCAGAAGCCGACGCCGTTCCCCATGTCCGTCTACGACAACATCGCCTTCGGCGTGCGCCTGTATGAAGACCTGTCGAAGGGCGAGATGGACGAGCGCGTCGAGTGGGCCCTGAAAAAGGCGGCGCTGTGGGGCGAAGTCAAGGACAAGCTGACCAAGAGCGGCCTGTCGCTGTCGGGCGGCCAGCAGCAGCGCTTGTGCATCGCGCGCGGCGTGGCCGTCAAGCCTGACGTCTTGCTGCTCGATGAGCCGACCTCGGCGCTGGACCCGATCTCGACCTCGAAGGTGGAAGAACTGATCAGCGAACTGAAACAGGATTACACGATCGCCATCGTGACGCACAATATGCAACAGGCGGCGCGCTGCTCCGACTACACGGCCTATATGTATTTGGGCGAGCTGGTGGAATTCGGCGAAACGGACCAGATCTTCATGAATCCGGCCCGCAAGGAAACGCAGGATTACATCACGGGCCGCTTCGGCTGATCCGCCCCGCGCATACACAACAACTGAATACGGAGAGACAGCATGATAGGCGAACATTCATCCAAGCAATACGACAACGAACTCGAAGCGATCCGCTCGAAAGTGCTGCTGATGGGCGGCATCGTTGAAACCCAGTTCCTCGACGCGATGACGTGTTTCCGCATCGGCAATGCCGAGCGCGCGGATCGCGTGATGCGCGAGGACGACGTCGTCAACCAGCTCGAAGTGTCGCTCGACGACGCGTGCAGCCACTTGATCGTGCGCCGCCAGCCGGCCGCCAACGACTTGCGCACCATCATGGCCACCATCAAGGTGATTACCGACCTCGAGCGCGTAGGCGACGAGGCGACCAAAATCGCCCGCGTGGCGAAGAATCTGCACAAGCGCGGCAACGGCGTCGTCAATCACTACGAGATGGTGCGCGGCATTGCCAATACGGCCACCGACATGCTGCACGACGCGCTCGACGCATTCGCGCGCAACGATGGCAAACAGGCATTACAATTAATTGCACAAGATGCCATCATCGACCATGAGTTTCGGTCTATCATGCGCAACCTGATTACCTTTATGATGGAAGACCCGCGTACGATCTCGGCGGCGCTCGACACCCTGTGGGTGGCCAAGGCCATCGAACGGATCGGCGACCATGCGAAAAACATCGCCGAATACGTGATTTACGTGGTTGAAGGCAAGGACATCCGCCACACCAAGGTGGCTGCTCCCGCCATTTCCGAGGAGCTCCCTGAGTAAGCTTTATGGCATCTGATAAAACCACGGTATTGATTGTTGAAGATGAGCCGGCCATCGTTGAACTGGTGACCTATTCGCTGCGCGAATCCGGCTGGAATTGCTGTTCCGTACAAAACGTCGCCGATGCCTGGGAATTCATCCAGCACCGCACGCCGCACCTGATCCTGCTGGACTGGATGTT
Coding sequences within:
- the pstS gene encoding phosphate ABC transporter substrate-binding protein PstS: MQMKQMFKFIVVGASAAMAFSSASVMAADMTGAGATFPYPIYAKWAETYKANTGNGLNYQSVGSGAGIKQIKAKTVEFGASDMPLKAEELEEAGLMQFPAIMGGVVTIVNLDGVTPGQLKMTGKVVADIYLGKITKWSAPEIAALNSGVKLPDTEITVVHRADGSGTSFLFTDFLSKTNPEFKSKIGAGSAVKWAVGVGGKGNEGVAANVQRIKGSIGYVEWAYAKKNKMSHTQLQNKDGNFLQPDDENFKAAAASAPWTQTPGFGVVLTDQAGKNSWPITGVSFILMHKVQADAAKAKEVLKFFDWAYKNGGAAAVELDYVPMPASVVKLVQESWKANLKDASGKAIY
- the sixA gene encoding phosphohistidine phosphatase SixA is translated as MDLILWRHAEAEPGVPDLERALTVKGQKQARRMGEWLASQLPENCRILVSPALRTLQTAEALGRKFKLMPELAPGAEAEDILKAANWPGGKETVLIVGHQPTLGQAAALLLTGEEQEWEMRKASAWWFSQREPGDPVSIYLKAVMAHDLVVK
- the ppk1 gene encoding polyphosphate kinase 1, which encodes MKPELHTEVTKSGILLDRELSQLTFNRRVMAQAEDPNIPLLERLRYLCIVSSNMDEFFEVRVASLLAAGSIGGSLAGHPALAANLERIGKECHALVERQYEILNSEVLPALREAGVHLLRDSDRNEAQRAWVKQYFDREVRPLLTPIGLDPAHPFPQVVNKSLNFIVSLSGKDAFGRGTAIAIVKAPRVLPRVIKLPDEISGDGVSFCLLSSVIHAHISDLFAGREVIAYSQFRVTRDSDLWVDEDEVKNLRQALKGELVGRQFGTSVRLEVARNCPPELSQFLLDQFSLDQSRLYRVNGPVNLVRLSEMIDHVKQPELRFPPFFPGLAHKAIGNDIFAALSKHDILLHHPYQSFQTVIDFIRSAAYDPSVVAIKQTIYRTGMNSDLMESLITAAKMGKEVTVIVELMARFDEEANINWADKLEQAGAQVVYGVVGLKTHAKVALVIRREEGALRFYAHLGTGNYHPTTTKLYTDFGLLTANQDLAVEVNEVFIHLTSLTKPHNLNHLWLAPFGLQSEIIKAIRNEAKIARSGRRGRIIVKVNALVDESVIRALYAASTDGVKIDLIVRGACTLKPGVPGLSENIKVRSVIGRFLEHSRIYYFRNDLAHDVYLASADWMSRNLFRRVEVAFPVLDRALKRRVIAEGLNPYLKDNTNAWELEPTGHYARRKPRGKQTPFSAQQYLMHTLGTPGAEVGE
- the pstC gene encoding phosphate ABC transporter permease subunit PstC, producing MTDSISHAQMLSTMRKQRFQDFMFHKVTMLFALSVLIVLVGIIISLIMESIPAFKTFGLHFIVSAEWDPVNDQYGALIPIIGTLVTSVIALLIAFPVSFGIALFLTEICPAWLRRPLGTAVELLAGVPSIIYGIWGLFVFAPLFADHVQPILKATLGNVPVIGQLFSGPMMGIGLLTAGLVLAIMIIPFIASVMRDVFEIVPAVLKESAYGLGCTRWEVVRKIVLPYTKTGVVGGVMLGLGRALGETMAVTFVIGNANKLSWSLFAAGNSITSLLANEFGEAQSALHVSSLFSLALILFVITFIVLSAAKLMLAGMSRKEGTK
- the pstA gene encoding phosphate ABC transporter permease PstA; its protein translation is MSQVSTLDAPAKPAMNPVYRKRLLMHRVGIALSVAAMALGLAVLVWILFTLVIKGFGALSIDLFTQTTPAPGSEGGGLINAIVGSALMVGLATVVSTPIGILAGIYLAEYGEENKLAQVTRFVTDIMLSAPSIVIGLFVYALYVAHVKHFSGYAGAIALSLIAVPVVVRTTDNMLRLVPNSLLEAAFALGAPRWKVATLVRLRAVKAGVITGVLLALARIAGETAPLLFTALNNQFQSFNMNAPMANLPSVIASFAMSPYDNWRSLAWGGALLITFSVLALNILSRTVFSQKVPN
- the pstB gene encoding phosphate ABC transporter ATP-binding protein PstB, producing the protein MNPAQDLAPKKKTIEISGLNFFYGKTQSLHNVNLDIHEKKVTAFIGPSGCGKSTLLRTLNRMYDLYPGQRAEGSILYRGRNVLDADQDVNMLRAKVGMVFQKPTPFPMSVYDNIAFGVRLYEDLSKGEMDERVEWALKKAALWGEVKDKLTKSGLSLSGGQQQRLCIARGVAVKPDVLLLDEPTSALDPISTSKVEELISELKQDYTIAIVTHNMQQAARCSDYTAYMYLGELVEFGETDQIFMNPARKETQDYITGRFG
- the phoU gene encoding phosphate signaling complex protein PhoU yields the protein MIGEHSSKQYDNELEAIRSKVLLMGGIVETQFLDAMTCFRIGNAERADRVMREDDVVNQLEVSLDDACSHLIVRRQPAANDLRTIMATIKVITDLERVGDEATKIARVAKNLHKRGNGVVNHYEMVRGIANTATDMLHDALDAFARNDGKQALQLIAQDAIIDHEFRSIMRNLITFMMEDPRTISAALDTLWVAKAIERIGDHAKNIAEYVIYVVEGKDIRHTKVAAPAISEELPE